One window of the Suricata suricatta isolate VVHF042 chromosome 7, meerkat_22Aug2017_6uvM2_HiC, whole genome shotgun sequence genome contains the following:
- the TMEM14A gene encoding transmembrane protein 14A, giving the protein MDLIGFGYAALVTFGSILGYKRRGGIPSLIGGLFVGFLAGYGAYRVSNDKRDVKLSLFTAFFLATIMGVRYKRSKKIMPAGLVAGLSLMMILRLVILLL; this is encoded by the exons ATGGACCTGATTGGTTTTGGTTATGCGGCCCTTGTGACATTTGGAAGCATTTTGGGATATAAGCGGAGAG gtggTATTCCATCTTTGATCGGTGGTCTTTTTGTCGGATTTTTGGCTGGCTATGGAGCTTACCGAGTCTCAAATGACAAGCGAGATGTAAAACTGTCACTGT TTACAGCTTTCTTCCTGGCCACCATAATGGGCGTGAGGTATAAGAGATCCAAGAAAATCATGCCAGCTGGTCTGGTTGCGGGTTTAAG CCTCATGATGATTCTGAGACTTGTCATTCTGCTGCTCTGA